The following are encoded together in the Nocardioides okcheonensis genome:
- the dnaN gene encoding DNA polymerase III subunit beta has product MKFRVERDVFADAVAWAARSLPVRPSSPVLAGLLIEASDAGLVLSTFDYETSARATLTAEVNDEGRALVSGRLLADICRSLPAKPVELTLEGPRVSLTCGSARFSLQTMPVSDYPTLPEMPSATGTVSSADFAHAVSQAVTAAGRDDMLPVLTGVRIEIDGSTMALLATDRFRLSHRELTWNPQSPDESVAALVPAKVLGDTAKSLTSGVEVTIALSASGAGEGLIGFEGTGLGGVRSTTTRLLDGEFPKVRSLFPAEHLTVAKVNKAELIETVKRVALVAERNTAVQLKFADHQIVLDAGSGDEAMATEAVDAEITGDDLTTGFNPQFLLDGLTAIDGEFVDLSFTQATKPVVISGTDADDDTSSFRYLLMPRRLLS; this is encoded by the coding sequence GTGAAGTTCCGCGTCGAACGAGACGTCTTCGCCGACGCCGTCGCCTGGGCTGCCCGCAGCCTGCCGGTCCGCCCCAGCTCCCCGGTCCTCGCCGGCCTGCTGATCGAGGCCAGCGACGCGGGCCTGGTGCTGTCGACCTTCGACTACGAGACCTCCGCCCGCGCGACGCTCACCGCGGAGGTCAACGACGAGGGCCGCGCCCTGGTGAGCGGCCGCCTCCTCGCCGACATCTGCCGCAGCCTCCCCGCGAAGCCGGTCGAGCTCACGCTCGAGGGTCCGCGGGTCTCGCTCACCTGCGGCTCCGCGCGCTTCAGCCTGCAGACGATGCCGGTGTCGGACTACCCGACGCTGCCCGAGATGCCCTCGGCCACGGGCACGGTCTCCAGCGCCGACTTCGCGCACGCCGTGTCCCAGGCCGTCACCGCGGCCGGCCGCGACGACATGCTGCCGGTCCTGACCGGTGTCCGGATCGAGATCGACGGCTCCACGATGGCGCTCCTGGCCACCGACCGCTTCCGGCTCTCGCACCGCGAGCTGACCTGGAACCCGCAGTCGCCCGACGAGTCCGTCGCCGCGCTCGTGCCCGCCAAGGTGCTCGGCGACACCGCCAAGTCCCTCACCTCGGGCGTCGAGGTCACCATCGCGCTCAGCGCCAGCGGTGCCGGCGAGGGCCTGATCGGCTTCGAGGGCACCGGGCTCGGTGGCGTACGCAGCACCACGACCCGCCTCCTCGACGGCGAGTTCCCCAAGGTCCGCTCGCTGTTCCCCGCCGAGCACCTCACCGTCGCCAAGGTCAACAAGGCCGAGCTGATCGAGACCGTCAAGCGCGTCGCGCTCGTCGCCGAGCGCAACACCGCCGTCCAGCTCAAGTTCGCCGACCACCAGATCGTCCTCGACGCCGGGTCCGGCGACGAGGCGATGGCGACCGAGGCGGTCGACGCCGAGATCACCGGCGACGACCTCACCACCGGCTTCAACCCGCAGTTCCTGCTCGACGGCCTGACCGCCATCGACGGGGAGTTCGTCGACCTGTCCTTCACCCAGGCGACGAAGCCGGTCGTCATCTCCGGCACCGACGCCGACGACGACACCAGCTCGTTCCGCTACCTGCTGATGCCGCGCCGGCTGCTGTCCTGA
- the gnd gene encoding phosphogluconate dehydrogenase (NAD(+)-dependent, decarboxylating), with protein sequence MDIGLIGLGKMGGNMRERMRRAGVTVVGYDRNPDVSDVGSLAELVDALPSPKVVWVMVPAGDATRATVQELGELLGEGDVVVDGGNSRWTDDIANAELLAKKKIGYVDCGVSGGVWGLENGYALMYGGDADDIAKVQPAFDALKPEGDFGAVHAGKVGAGHFSKMVHNGIEYAIMQAYAEGWELLDKAELTDNVTEVFRSWREGTVIRSWLLDLMVNALDEDPGLSRIAGYAADSGEGRWTVEAGIEHGVATPAITAALYARFVSQQDDSPTMKAVAAMRNQFGGHAVRSSAPKGGDAEGSAGAQQSETSRKAGAGDGAEPGES encoded by the coding sequence ATGGACATCGGACTGATCGGTCTCGGCAAGATGGGCGGCAACATGCGCGAGCGCATGCGCCGCGCGGGCGTCACGGTCGTCGGCTACGACCGCAACCCCGACGTCAGCGACGTCGGCTCCCTCGCCGAGCTGGTCGACGCGCTCCCGAGCCCGAAGGTCGTGTGGGTGATGGTCCCCGCCGGCGACGCGACCCGCGCCACCGTCCAGGAGCTCGGCGAGCTCCTCGGTGAGGGCGACGTCGTGGTCGACGGCGGCAACTCGCGCTGGACCGACGACATCGCCAACGCCGAGCTGCTCGCGAAGAAGAAGATCGGCTACGTCGACTGCGGCGTCTCCGGCGGCGTCTGGGGCCTGGAGAACGGCTACGCGCTGATGTACGGCGGCGACGCCGACGACATCGCCAAGGTGCAGCCCGCGTTCGACGCGCTCAAGCCCGAGGGCGACTTCGGCGCCGTCCACGCCGGCAAGGTGGGCGCCGGGCACTTCTCCAAGATGGTCCACAACGGCATCGAGTACGCGATCATGCAGGCCTACGCCGAGGGCTGGGAGCTGCTCGACAAGGCCGAGCTCACCGACAACGTGACCGAGGTCTTCCGCTCGTGGCGCGAGGGCACGGTCATCCGGTCCTGGCTGCTCGACCTCATGGTCAACGCCCTCGACGAGGACCCCGGGCTGAGCAGGATCGCCGGCTACGCGGCCGACTCGGGCGAGGGACGCTGGACCGTCGAGGCCGGCATCGAGCACGGCGTCGCGACCCCCGCGATCACCGCCGCGCTCTACGCCCGGTTCGTCTCCCAGCAGGACGACTCGCCGACGATGAAGGCCGTCGCCGCGATGCGCAACCAGTTCGGCGGGCACGCGGTGCGGTCGTCGGCCCCCAAGGGCGGCGACGCCGAGGGCTCGGCCGGTGCCCAGCAGTCGGAGACCTCGAGGAAGGCCGGCGCGGGCGACGGCGCGGAGCCCGGCGAGAGCTAA
- the recF gene encoding DNA replication/repair protein RecF (All proteins in this family for which functions are known are DNA-binding proteins that assist the filamentation of RecA onto DNA for the initiation of recombination or recombinational repair.) has protein sequence MHVAHLSLHDFRSYADLDVALEPGATAFIGRNGQGKTNLVEAIDYLSRLSSHRVATDTPLVRAGADQAIVRASVVKEGRTALLEVELNPGRANRARINRSPLPRPRELIGLVRTVVFAPDDLTLVKGDPSDRRKLLDDLLVLRTPRLAGVRSDYDRVLKQRNSLLKTAGLARGGSRDAALATLEIWDENLARVGAELLGARLALVEELRPYLGKAYEAVARGASRDDADLEYRASIEVPSVTGDAVVEAEAPERPDEGSRPPLEQALLDAIAARRKDELDRGISLVGPHRDELLLTLGTGPDPGDLRLPVKGYASHGESWSFALALRLASYDLLRADGDDPILVLDDVFAELDTERRSQLAQLVAGAEQVLVTAAVAADVPEALRGTRFRVADGQVTRDD, from the coding sequence GTGCACGTCGCCCACCTCTCCCTGCACGACTTCCGCTCGTACGCCGACCTCGACGTCGCGCTGGAGCCGGGGGCGACGGCGTTCATCGGACGCAACGGCCAGGGCAAGACCAACCTCGTCGAGGCGATCGACTACCTCTCCCGGCTCTCCTCGCACCGGGTCGCCACGGACACCCCGCTGGTCCGCGCCGGCGCGGACCAGGCGATCGTGCGGGCGTCCGTGGTCAAGGAGGGGCGCACCGCGCTGCTGGAGGTCGAGCTCAACCCCGGACGTGCCAACCGCGCCCGGATCAACCGGTCCCCCCTCCCCCGGCCGCGGGAGCTGATCGGCCTGGTCCGGACGGTGGTCTTCGCCCCCGACGACCTCACGCTGGTCAAGGGCGACCCGTCCGACCGGCGCAAGCTCCTCGACGACCTGCTGGTGCTGCGCACGCCCCGCCTCGCCGGGGTGCGCAGCGACTACGACCGGGTCCTCAAGCAGCGCAACAGCCTGCTGAAGACCGCGGGCCTGGCCCGCGGCGGGTCGCGCGACGCGGCGCTGGCCACCCTCGAGATCTGGGACGAGAACCTGGCGCGGGTCGGCGCGGAGCTGCTCGGCGCCCGCCTGGCGCTGGTCGAGGAGCTGCGCCCCTACCTCGGCAAGGCCTACGAGGCCGTGGCCCGCGGCGCGAGCCGCGACGACGCCGACCTGGAGTACCGCGCGAGCATCGAGGTCCCCTCGGTGACCGGCGATGCGGTGGTCGAGGCGGAGGCTCCCGAGCGCCCTGACGAAGGCTCGCGGCCTCCCCTGGAGCAGGCGCTGCTCGACGCCATCGCCGCGCGCCGCAAGGACGAGCTCGACCGCGGCATCTCCCTGGTCGGCCCGCACCGCGACGAGCTGCTGCTGACCCTCGGCACGGGACCCGATCCCGGGGACCTGCGCCTGCCGGTCAAGGGCTACGCCTCGCACGGCGAGTCCTGGTCGTTTGCGCTCGCGCTGCGGCTGGCCTCCTACGACCTGCTCCGCGCCGACGGCGACGACCCGATCCTGGTGCTCGACGACGTCTTCGCCGAGCTCGACACCGAGCGGCGCAGCCAGCTCGCCCAGCTGGTCGCCGGCGCCGAGCAGGTGCTGGTCACCGCCGCGGTGGCCGCCGACGTCCCCGAGGCGCTGCGCGGCACCCGGTTCCGGGTCGCCGACGGGCAGGTCACCCGTGACGACTGA
- a CDS encoding DUF721 domain-containing protein, whose protein sequence is MTTEDGPDEGSGTPEVPETPETAVPEHQPDGLDLARAAAARRGQPRHAPGAAARPGAAAYARQGDRGASDDRDPQLLEQAMGRLIASHGWEVDLRVQGVFGRWAELVGEEVAAHCTPESFDDGRLVVRTDSTAWATQLKLLAPTVVRRLNEDLGHGTVTLIEVLGPHLPTWTKGRLSSRDGRGPRDTYG, encoded by the coding sequence GTGACGACTGAGGACGGGCCGGACGAGGGGTCCGGGACGCCGGAGGTGCCGGAGACGCCGGAGACCGCGGTGCCCGAGCACCAGCCCGACGGGCTCGACCTCGCCCGGGCCGCCGCCGCGCGCCGCGGCCAGCCCCGGCACGCCCCCGGCGCGGCGGCGCGGCCCGGCGCGGCGGCGTACGCCCGGCAAGGCGACCGGGGCGCGTCCGACGACCGCGACCCGCAGCTGCTCGAGCAGGCGATGGGTCGCCTGATCGCCAGCCACGGCTGGGAGGTCGACCTGCGGGTGCAGGGCGTCTTCGGCCGCTGGGCCGAGCTGGTGGGCGAGGAGGTCGCGGCCCACTGCACCCCGGAGTCCTTCGACGACGGCCGGCTGGTCGTCCGCACCGACTCGACGGCCTGGGCGACCCAGCTCAAGCTGCTCGCGCCGACCGTCGTGCGCCGGCTCAACGAGGACCTCGGGCACGGGACGGTCACCCTCATCGAGGTGCTCGGCCCGCACCTGCCGACCTGGACCAAGGGCCGGCTCTCGAGCCGCGACGGCCGCGGCCCGCGCGACACCTACGGCTGA